The following is a genomic window from Caproiciproducens sp. CPB-2.
TCTGTTGAGCATACCGCTTTTGCTGTACGGCTGGCTGCGGTATTTCTCAACCACCATATTTTCCGCCACTGTAAACGGAAGCACCAGGCCGCGTTTCTGCCGGTCTTCATGCACCGTGGAGATTTTATGGTCGATGACGTTGCGCGGCGTCGTGTTCTGGATTTCGGCGCCATTGATTTTGATGGTGCCGCTCTCCACCCTTGTCAGGTTGGTGATGGCTTCGACCAGCTCTTTCTGGCCGTTCCCGTCAATGCCCGCCACGCCGACGATTTCGCCTTTGCGCACCTTCAGCGACAGATTTCTGACCGCGGCCAGCTTCCGTTCGTCCCTGACCGTCAGATTGTCGATTTCAAAGACGACCTCGCCCGGATTGGCCGGGGATTTTTCGACCACAAGCTGGACCGCATGGCCGACCATCTTGGTGGCAAGCTCTTCCTGGTCCACATCGGCGACGTTTACCGTGTCGATATACTCGCCGCGGCGGATAATGGTGCAGACGTCCGAGGAGGCTTTGATCTCCTTGAGCTTATGCGTAATGATAATGATCGTTTTCCCATCCGCTATCAGATTCCGCATGATCTGAATCAGGTCATCGATTTCCTGCGGAGTAAGGACCGCCGTGGGCTCATCGAGGATGAGCAGGTCGACTCCGCGGTAGAGTGCTTTTAATATTTCAACACGCTGCTGCATGCCAACGGAAATATCTTCGATTTTTTCATCCGGGTCCACTTCCAGCCCGTATTTCTTGACGATTTCAAGAATTTCCTCGCGTGCTTTTTTCATGTTTAATACGCCGAACTGATTGGTCACTTCGTTGCCCAGAATAATATTCTGGGTTACGGTGAAATTGTCTACCAGCATGAAGTGCTGATGGACCATGCCGATTCCGTGTTCAATGGCAATATTCGGGTTCTTGATATTGACCTTTTCCCCATTCAGGAAGATTTCCCCCGCTTCGGCCTGATACAGGCCGTACAGAACATTCATCAGTGTGCTTTTTCCGGCGCCGTTCTCGCCCAATATGGCATGAATCGTACCCTTTTTAACATCGAGACTGACGTTATTCAGAGCGCAAAAGGAGCCGAACATTTTTGTAATACCGTGCATCTGCACCGCGTATTCCCGGTTGACTTCCATTACAACAGACCCCCTGCCCGTTAATCAATTCTTTTAAGCGTAACGGGGCGCAGTAAAACCCATGCGCCCCGTTGCCCAAAAGAATAAAAGAGTAATACTTATTTAAGCCCTTTTTCGAACTCTGCGAATTCATCCTTATTCGCCGGAGGAGTGATCGTCTTATCCTTGATTTTGCCTTCGAGCGCGATTGCCGCGTTATAGGTGTCGTCGCCCATAAGCTTGTGCTCTTCCGGAATCCCGACGGCGTCTTCGGTCAGGCCGTAGGTGTAAGTTTTTCCGCCGATCTCCTTGCCGTCCATGGCTTCCTTGGAAACGAGCTCGACAGCCTGGTTAACAAGCTTCAAAGCGGAGGTAAGAACGTTTTCGGGCGCAAGATAGGCCTGGTCGCGGTCAACGCCGATCGCATACTTCTTGGCTTCCTTGGCTGCTTCAATAACGCCGACGCCAACGCCGCCGGCGGCATGGAACACGATATCGCAGCCGTCGGAGAACATCTTGGTGGCGATTGCCTTGCCCTTGGCGGAATCCGTGAAGCTTTCCGCGTACTGGGAGTCAATATCGATCTTTTTGCCCAGCTCTTTCGCGGCGTAAGCAACGCCCGCTCTGTAGCCGTACTCAAACTGGTCGATGATGGCGCTGGTCATGCCGCCGACGAAACCGACTTTGTTGGTCTTTGTGGTTTTTCCCGCAATGTAGCCGACCAGGAAGGAAGGCTCCTGAGCGCGGAACATCACGCCGGTCACGTTTGCGGGAGTCTTCTCATAAGCGTTATCTACGATCGCATAGTTGATGTCCGGGTTCTGTTTTGCGGAATTGAGGATCGCGTCGGCCATTGCGAAGCCGATGCCCCAGATCAGATTGTTGCCGTCGTCGGCAGCTTTGTCCAGGTTTGTCGCGTAGTCGGACTCCTGCTTGGATTCGGAATACTTGACCGTGACGCCCGTATCCTTGGAAAGCTTCTGGAGGCCTTCCCACGCGGACTGGTTGAAGGACTGGTCGTTGACACCGCCGGTATCCGTTACCATGCCGATTTTAAAGTCGGTCGCCGCTGCGGATTCCGCCTTGCTTTCGGCAGCTGAGCCGGCCGCTTCCGAGCTGGATGCCGCCGGGGCGTTGGAAGCGCAGGCGGTCGCAGAAACTGCCATCATAACTGCCAGAAAAAGTGCTACAATCTTCTTCATTAATTTTTCCTCCTGATTATTTTTTGGATATATGGAATACCACGAAAACGTGATATTACTCCCATTCTCTTTTCGCGCCGAAAATCATCTTACTTTATTTCGCCGCATTTTGCAATCAATTTTTCCATTAAGTTAAGCGATTTCCAATGCGATTTCCATCATCTGGGTAAATCCGGTCTGGCGCTCCTGGGCCGAAAGGGATTCGCCGGTAAACGGGCAGTCGGAGATCGTGAGGAGGCAGAGCGCGTTTTTATTGGCCCTCGCGGCGTTCATATAGAGAGCCGCGGCTTCCATCTCCACCGCCAGCACGCCCATCTTTTTCCACGAGGCCAGCGCGTTTTCGTTGTCGTCGTAGAAAGTATCCGAAGACAGCACATTGCCTACGACCGTATGCACGCCCAGTTTTTCCGCGGCGTTAACCGCGTTTCTGAGAAGGTCATAGCCGGCAATCGGCGCAAACGTACCCGGCAGATTGTACTGGGCCGCATAGTTGGAATTGGTGCAGGCACCCATGCCGACTACGACGTCGCGCACGTGCACATTGTCGGCGATCCCGCCGGCGGAGCCGATGCGGATGATGTTTTCCACCCCGTAGAAATTGAAAAGCTCGTAGGTGTAAATGCCGACGGAGGGGATTCCCATTCCGCCGCCCATGACGGACACGCGTTTGCCCCGGTACGTTCCGGTGTAGCCGAGCATATTGCGCACGGTGTTAAAGCAGACCGGATCGGTCAGATAGGTTTCGGCAATGAATTTGGCGCGGAGCGGATCGCCCGGCATTAAGACGGTTTTTGCGATTTCTCCTTCTCTGGCCCCGTTATGGGGCGTTGGTACGTTAGACATAGTCTCCTCCTGTTCAGTCGACAATATTTTTCAGCCGGGACGTGCCGGTAATTTCCGGCTTCACCCCGAAATAATCAAGAATCGTGGCCGCGATATCGGCAAAGGTCGGCAGTGTGCCCAGATTGGCCCCGGCTTTTACCCGTTTGCCGTAAATCACCCAGGGCGTGTACTCGCGGGAGTGGTCGGTGGAGGGTGTGATCGGGTCGCAGCCGTGGTCCGCGGTAATCATCAGCAGGTCGTCCTCGCGAAGGCCCGCCAGAATTTCGGGCAGCTTTTCGTCAAAACAGGTCAAGCCTTTGGCGTAGCCGTCCACGTCGTTGCGGTGGCCGTAAAGCATGTCGAAATCGACCAGATTGATAAAGCACAGGCCGTTGAAGGTTTCCTTCGTCAGCTCGATCGTGCGGTCAATGCCCTCCGCGTTGCCCTTTGTCCTCATAAACCGGGTAATCCCCCTGCCGGCGAAAATATCGTTGATCTTGCCGACGGCGATCACATCATAGCCGTTTTCCTTCAGCTGGTCCAGCATCGTCGTCTTCGGGGGGAGCAGCGAAAAGTCGTGGCGGTTCGAGGTGCGGGTATAATCCGGATAGGTCCCGACAAACGGCCTTGCGATCACCCGGCCGACGCCGTGCTCGCCCGCCAGCAGTTCCCTCGCGATCTGACAGCAGCGGTAAAGCTCTTCCACCGGCACGAGCTCCTCATTCGCCGCTATCTGAAATACGCTGTCCGCGGAGGTGTAAACGATGAGCGCGCCCGTTTCGGCATGCTCCCTGCCGTAATCCCGGATGACCTCGGTGCCGGAATAAGGCTTGTTGCAAATGACCCTGCGGCCCGTTTTTTCTTCAAACGCACGGATGACCTCCGGCGGAAAGCCGTCCGGATAAGTCGGCAGCGGTTTGGGGGAATTGATTCCCGCAATTTCCCAATGGCCGATCGTGGTGTCCTTGCCCTTGGAAATTTCCCTCATGCGCGCGACCGCGCCCGCGGGGCGCTCCGCCCCCGGGCGGCAGGTGACGCCGTCGATATTGAAAAGGCCCAGCTTCTGCATGTTGGGCATATCAAAATACCTGCTTGTCGCGGCGGCGGCAAGCGTATTGCTCCCTTCGTCGCCGTACTCCGCGGCGTCCGGCTCTTCGCCGATACCGACACTGTCGAGTACAATCAAAAAAACTCGTTTATTCATAGTATCCGCCTTTCTTCATTTGCGCATTCTTGTCGTCTGCCCCATTTTCAGAGAAACGGGCAACACGTTCTCCCTGGAGCTGAGCTTCCCGTTTGCGACCTGATCAATAATCAGTTTTGCCGCAAGCCGCCCGATTTCCTCGATCGGCTGTACGACGGTGGTCAGCGCAGGCGTCATCAGCGAGCTGAGCTCCACTCCGTCATATCCCACAATCATGATGTCGTCCGGGACTTTTTTATCCTGTTCGCACAGCACCTTATACAGGGACAGCGCGGTCATATCGCTCAGGGCCAGAATCCCGTCCACATTCGGAAAGCGTTTCAGAAGCTCGCGCGAGCTCTCGACCGCGTCGAAGCTGTACTGGC
Proteins encoded in this region:
- a CDS encoding phosphopentomutase, giving the protein MNKRVFLIVLDSVGIGEEPDAAEYGDEGSNTLAAAATSRYFDMPNMQKLGLFNIDGVTCRPGAERPAGAVARMREISKGKDTTIGHWEIAGINSPKPLPTYPDGFPPEVIRAFEEKTGRRVICNKPYSGTEVIRDYGREHAETGALIVYTSADSVFQIAANEELVPVEELYRCCQIARELLAGEHGVGRVIARPFVGTYPDYTRTSNRHDFSLLPPKTTMLDQLKENGYDVIAVGKINDIFAGRGITRFMRTKGNAEGIDRTIELTKETFNGLCFINLVDFDMLYGHRNDVDGYAKGLTCFDEKLPEILAGLREDDLLMITADHGCDPITPSTDHSREYTPWVIYGKRVKAGANLGTLPTFADIAATILDYFGVKPEITGTSRLKNIVD
- the deoD gene encoding purine-nucleoside phosphorylase → MSNVPTPHNGAREGEIAKTVLMPGDPLRAKFIAETYLTDPVCFNTVRNMLGYTGTYRGKRVSVMGGGMGIPSVGIYTYELFNFYGVENIIRIGSAGGIADNVHVRDVVVGMGACTNSNYAAQYNLPGTFAPIAGYDLLRNAVNAAEKLGVHTVVGNVLSSDTFYDDNENALASWKKMGVLAVEMEAAALYMNAARANKNALCLLTISDCPFTGESLSAQERQTGFTQMMEIALEIA
- a CDS encoding BMP family ABC transporter substrate-binding protein, coding for MKKIVALFLAVMMAVSATACASNAPAASSSEAAGSAAESKAESAAATDFKIGMVTDTGGVNDQSFNQSAWEGLQKLSKDTGVTVKYSESKQESDYATNLDKAADDGNNLIWGIGFAMADAILNSAKQNPDINYAIVDNAYEKTPANVTGVMFRAQEPSFLVGYIAGKTTKTNKVGFVGGMTSAIIDQFEYGYRAGVAYAAKELGKKIDIDSQYAESFTDSAKGKAIATKMFSDGCDIVFHAAGGVGVGVIEAAKEAKKYAIGVDRDQAYLAPENVLTSALKLVNQAVELVSKEAMDGKEIGGKTYTYGLTEDAVGIPEEHKLMGDDTYNAAIALEGKIKDKTITPPANKDEFAEFEKGLK
- a CDS encoding ABC transporter ATP-binding protein; the encoded protein is MEVNREYAVQMHGITKMFGSFCALNNVSLDVKKGTIHAILGENGAGKSTLMNVLYGLYQAEAGEIFLNGEKVNIKNPNIAIEHGIGMVHQHFMLVDNFTVTQNIILGNEVTNQFGVLNMKKAREEILEIVKKYGLEVDPDEKIEDISVGMQQRVEILKALYRGVDLLILDEPTAVLTPQEIDDLIQIMRNLIADGKTIIIITHKLKEIKASSDVCTIIRRGEYIDTVNVADVDQEELATKMVGHAVQLVVEKSPANPGEVVFEIDNLTVRDERKLAAVRNLSLKVRKGEIVGVAGIDGNGQKELVEAITNLTRVESGTIKINGAEIQNTTPRNVIDHKISTVHEDRQKRGLVLPFTVAENMVVEKYRSQPYSKSGMLNRSEILSYTKNLIKEFDIRPDNCESQPVRGLSGGNQQKVILAREISNEPDLLIAVQPTRGLDVGAIEYVHKTLVRERDRGRAILLISLELDEVMNVADTIDVIYAGTIVDSFKQGEVDEKTIGLLMAGGKFDENNSQNS